Proteins encoded together in one Telopea speciosissima isolate NSW1024214 ecotype Mountain lineage chromosome 4, Tspe_v1, whole genome shotgun sequence window:
- the LOC122658484 gene encoding mitochondrial uncoupling protein 5-like produces MGLKGFVEGGIASIIAGVSTHPLDLIKVRMQLQGESHVPNRATIQTLRPALAFNGSSATVAAPSIIHAPPPSLPPRMGPVAVGVKIFQTEGVAALFSGVSATVLRQTLYSTTRMGLYDVLKQKWTDPNSGNMPLLRKISAGLIAGGIGAAVGNPADVAMVRMQADGRLPAAQRRNYKSVVDAITQMTKQEGVTSLWRGSSLTVNRAMIVTASQLATYDQVKEMLIGNGVMKDGLGTHVTSSFTAGFVAAVASNPVDVIKTRVMNMKVEAGAEPPYTGAMDCALKTVRAEGPMALYKGFIPTISRQGPFTVVLFVTLEQVRKLLKDF; encoded by the coding sequence ATGGGTCTCAAAGGTTTCGTAGAAGGAGGAATCGCCTCGATCATTGCAGGGGTTTCGACCCACCCACTCGACCTCATCAAGGTCCGGATGCAGCTCCAGGGAGAGTCCCATGTCCCCAACCGAGCAACCATTCAGACTCTACGTCCTGCTTTGGCCTTCAACGGCTCCTCTGCAACCGTCGCCGCTCCAAGCATCATACACGCTCCTCCGCCATCTCTACCACCTCGAATGGGCCCCGTCGCCGTCGGCGTCAAAATCTTCCAGACTGAAGGTGTCGCCGCCCTCTTCTCCGGCGTTTCTGCAACCGTCCTCCGTCAGACACTTTACTCCACCACTCGCATGGGGCTCTACGACGTTCTCAAGCAAAAATGGACCGACCCCAACTCAGGAAACATGCCACTCTTGCGCAAGATATCAGCAGGCCTCATCGCCGGCGGAATCGGCGCTGCCGTCGGCAACCCAGCTGATGTGGCCATGGTGCGCATGCAAGCCGACGGGCGGCTGCCGGCGGCACAGCGCAGGAATTACAAGAGCGTTGTGGATGCGATCACGCAGATGACGAAACAAGAAGGGGTCACCAGCCTGTGGAGAGGTTCGTCGTTAACGGTGAACAGGGCCATGATCGTGACTGCATCTCAGTTGGCCACGTACGATCAGGTGAAGGAGATGCTAATTGGGAATGGTGTGATGAAGGATGGGCTTGGTACCCATGTGACTTCGAGCTTCACTGCTGGATTTGTGGCTGCGGTGGCGTCGAATCCGGTGGATGTAATTAAGACGAGGGTGATGAACATGAAGGTGGAGGCAGGGGCGGAGCCGCCCTACACCGGTGCCATGGATTGTGCCTTGAAGACTGTAAGGGCTGAGGGACCAATGGCTCTGTATAAGGGTTTCATTCCAACGATCTCGAGACAGGGCCCGTTCACTGTGGTGCTGTTCGTGACACTCGAGCAAGTCCGAAAACTGCTCAAAGATTTCTGA